From a region of the Paenibacillus sp. R14(2021) genome:
- the eno gene encoding phosphopyruvate hydratase, with protein MSIITDVYAREVLDSRGNPTVEVEVMLESGGKGRAIVPSGASTGAYEAVELRDGDKSRYLGKGVLKAVENVNTIIAPEIIGLDALDQVLIDRKMIQLDGTHNKGNLGANAILAVSMATARAAADALDVPLYTYLGGFNAKTLPVPMMNIVNGGEHADNNIDVQEFMVLPVGAESFKEALRIGAEIFHNLKSVLKDKGLNTAVGDEGGFAPNLGSNEEAITTIISAIERAGYKPGVDVFLGMDVASTEFYKDGKYHLEGEGRSFTSAEFVDLLASWADKYPIITIEDGCSEDDWEGWKLLTDKLGGKVQLVGDDLFVTNTERLSDGIDKGVGNSILVKVNQIGSLTETFDAIEMAKRAGYTAVISHRSGESEDSTIADIAVATNAGQIKTGAPSRTDRVAKYNQLLRIEDQLGSTAQYAGKSAFYNLKNFKK; from the coding sequence ATGTCTATCATTACTGACGTTTATGCACGCGAAGTGCTGGATTCCCGCGGTAACCCTACGGTAGAAGTTGAAGTTATGCTGGAGTCCGGCGGCAAAGGCCGCGCAATCGTGCCATCCGGCGCATCCACAGGTGCTTACGAGGCGGTTGAGCTTCGTGACGGCGACAAATCCCGTTACCTCGGCAAAGGCGTTCTGAAAGCCGTTGAGAACGTAAATACGATCATCGCACCGGAAATCATCGGCTTGGACGCGCTTGACCAAGTGCTGATCGACCGCAAAATGATTCAACTGGACGGCACGCACAACAAAGGCAACCTGGGTGCAAACGCGATTCTTGCGGTATCCATGGCAACTGCACGCGCTGCTGCTGATGCGCTTGATGTACCGCTTTACACATACCTGGGCGGATTCAACGCCAAGACGCTTCCAGTTCCAATGATGAACATCGTAAACGGCGGCGAGCATGCCGACAACAACATCGACGTTCAAGAGTTCATGGTACTGCCAGTCGGCGCTGAGAGCTTTAAAGAAGCGCTTCGTATCGGCGCAGAAATCTTCCACAACCTGAAATCGGTTCTGAAAGACAAAGGCCTGAACACAGCTGTTGGCGACGAAGGCGGTTTCGCACCGAACCTGGGCTCCAACGAAGAAGCCATTACAACGATCATCTCCGCAATCGAGCGCGCAGGTTACAAGCCGGGCGTTGACGTATTCCTCGGCATGGACGTAGCTTCCACGGAGTTCTACAAAGACGGCAAATACCACCTCGAAGGCGAAGGTCGTTCCTTCACTTCCGCTGAATTCGTTGACCTGCTTGCTTCGTGGGCAGACAAATATCCGATCATCACAATCGAAGACGGCTGTTCCGAAGATGATTGGGAAGGTTGGAAATTGCTCACTGACAAATTGGGCGGCAAAGTACAGCTCGTTGGCGATGACTTGTTCGTAACGAACACAGAGCGCCTGTCTGACGGTATCGACAAGGGTGTAGGTAACTCTATCCTCGTTAAAGTTAACCAAATCGGCTCGCTGACGGAAACATTCGATGCGATCGAAATGGCAAAACGCGCAGGCTATACAGCTGTAATCTCCCACCGTTCCGGTGAGTCCGAAGACAGCACGATCGCTGACATCGCTGTAGCGACAAATGCTGGCCAAATCAAAACAGGCGCTCCGTCCCGTACGGACCGCGTTGCAAAATACAACCAATTGCTTCGCATCGAAGACCAATTGGGCTCCACGGCACAATACGCCGGCAAAAGCGCGTTTTACAACTTGAAAAACTTTAAAAAATAA
- a CDS encoding sugar phosphate isomerase/epimerase: MAKPVVGLQLYTLRDQTEKDFRGTIRKVAEMGYKAVEFAGYFNTPAEELKALLDELGLEAPSAHVALNFGEPDKIKKDLAKQIEYAKELGLKYIVTPWAPLPENPTEEDVSKLAVILEAAGKQVKEAGLIYGYHNHDFEFKQVNSKPIIDMLLEMVSEEFMVAEFDLGWVHMGGQSPVDYVRRYAGRVPLVHFKDFGQGRSDTEVGNGVVDLKSVFAVAEQAGIQYFIVEQEEFERSSLESAKTSLAFFCDNGML; this comes from the coding sequence GTGGCAAAACCAGTGGTGGGCTTACAGTTGTACACGCTTCGCGATCAGACGGAGAAGGACTTTCGGGGTACAATACGCAAAGTGGCGGAAATGGGCTATAAAGCCGTGGAGTTCGCGGGCTATTTCAATACGCCTGCGGAGGAACTGAAGGCGCTGCTGGACGAGCTTGGCTTGGAAGCGCCATCCGCGCATGTAGCGCTGAATTTCGGTGAACCGGACAAGATCAAGAAGGATCTTGCGAAGCAAATCGAATATGCCAAGGAGCTTGGGCTCAAGTATATCGTGACGCCATGGGCACCGCTGCCGGAGAATCCGACGGAAGAGGATGTTTCGAAGCTGGCTGTGATCCTGGAGGCTGCAGGCAAGCAGGTGAAGGAAGCCGGCCTCATCTATGGCTACCATAATCATGATTTTGAATTCAAGCAGGTAAACAGCAAGCCGATTATCGATATGCTGCTGGAGATGGTTTCGGAAGAATTTATGGTTGCGGAATTTGATTTAGGCTGGGTGCATATGGGCGGACAGAGTCCGGTCGATTACGTGAGGCGGTATGCCGGCCGCGTGCCCCTGGTGCATTTTAAGGATTTTGGTCAAGGCCGCAGCGACACGGAAGTCGGCAATGGCGTCGTAGACCTGAAGAGCGTCTTTGCCGTTGCGGAGCAGGCGGGCATTCAGTATTTCATCGTGGAGCAGGAAGAATTCGAGCGCTCCTCGCTGGAAAGCGCGAAGACCAGCTTAGCTTTCTTCTGCGATAACGGGATGCTGTGA
- the secG gene encoding preprotein translocase subunit SecG, with product MAITFKIILIIFALALICVVLLQKGKSAGLSGAISGGAEHLFGKTKARGLDLFLQRLTVAAAAGFFISALIVAYLVKV from the coding sequence ATGGCTATTACGTTTAAAATTATACTTATTATTTTCGCGCTTGCTTTGATCTGCGTGGTTCTGCTTCAAAAAGGGAAAAGCGCTGGACTTTCTGGTGCAATCTCCGGCGGTGCCGAGCATCTGTTTGGTAAAACGAAAGCGCGCGGCTTGGATCTGTTTCTGCAGCGTCTAACCGTTGCGGCAGCAGCAGGCTTCTTTATTTCGGCGCTGATTGTTGCTTACTTGGTTAAAGTTTAA
- the rnr gene encoding ribonuclease R: MVTEQQLLEYMREQTYKPMTYQELDKQFGGAGNAESFRSFLVLLNELENEGKIVRNANDRYGLPERMHLVRGRVQAHAKGFAFLIPEDKGHGDVYIGANDLKSAMNGDIVLVRITSRSAAGGRMEGEVVRIVERAVTQIVGTFQNHESYGFVLPDDKRINRDIFIPQGGFRGAVTGQKVVARIVSYPEGRAAAEGEIIEVLGHKDDPGIDILSIIRKHQLPESFPDEVMAEAEAAPDSITEDEIVRQGRRDLRGKVIVTIDGEDAKDLDDAVNIERLENGNYVLGVHIADVGYYVPENSALDQEAYRRGCSVYLVDRVIPMLPHRLSNGICSLNPQVDRLTMSCEMEFDATTLKRVRHDVFTSVIRTKERMTYTNVRKILQNEDEEVTARYAELVDTFKLMEELAMRLRGMRMKRGAIDFDFVEAKVIVDSDGKAVDIVKRERSIAESIIEEFMLAANETVAEHFYWLKVPFLYRTHDNPDQEKLLHFVQFAANFGYTIKGKGGSVIHPRALQTLLEDVRGSKEQTVISTVMLRSMKQAKYDAESLGHFGLAAEFYSHFTSPIRRYPDLVIHRVMREVLENGGTLSDPRQEALAARMPDIAQQSSERERVAVDAERDTEKLKKCEFMLDKVGEEFEGIISSVTSFGIFVELPNTVEGLIRLSDLSDDYYHFHEQHMLLIGERTSKTFRIGDEVRIRVARVNMDEHTIDFEMLENLNADSADAARELGLGSRSGSSRSGGRGGRGGAGRDGGSAQRSAVREPRGGASRGEGRGGRGAAGRDSSGPRGRGPRSGEGAGGAAAAERRGGRRRGSRDEHGGQPASGTAGGAAPAPSARDQRAWKPEDDYNLNRLIGNESGGEAGATPLANGGGERPRKAIRKDMWGLPVHNAGSLKDYGEDPDDAYRSRNGRSGGGGRGRSGGGDRGFGGGSRSGSKPSGTGRGGASRQAQGSGGSGDAAGGNAGQSGGGTGSRRKKKSSSPDNGQQLQAAPSGSAGSASGSSRPRKKKSSGGANNATAVFVRKKRK; this comes from the coding sequence ATGGTAACAGAGCAGCAGCTGCTTGAATATATGCGCGAGCAAACGTACAAGCCGATGACGTATCAAGAGTTGGATAAGCAGTTTGGCGGCGCGGGCAACGCGGAATCGTTCCGCTCGTTTCTCGTTCTGCTGAATGAGCTGGAGAATGAGGGGAAGATCGTACGGAACGCAAATGACCGGTATGGTCTGCCCGAACGGATGCATCTGGTGCGCGGACGCGTTCAAGCGCATGCGAAGGGATTTGCTTTCCTCATTCCTGAGGACAAGGGACATGGCGACGTGTACATCGGCGCCAATGATCTGAAGAGCGCCATGAACGGCGATATCGTGCTCGTCCGAATTACGTCGCGCAGCGCGGCGGGCGGCCGGATGGAGGGCGAGGTTGTCCGCATCGTGGAGCGGGCGGTCACGCAAATCGTTGGTACGTTTCAGAACCACGAGTCATACGGCTTCGTGCTGCCGGATGATAAACGCATCAATCGGGATATTTTCATCCCGCAGGGCGGATTTCGCGGTGCGGTTACAGGCCAGAAGGTCGTAGCCCGCATCGTTTCCTACCCTGAAGGGCGTGCTGCCGCGGAAGGCGAGATTATTGAAGTGCTCGGACATAAGGACGATCCGGGCATCGATATTCTCTCTATTATTCGCAAGCATCAGCTGCCGGAGAGCTTCCCGGATGAAGTGATGGCGGAAGCCGAGGCTGCGCCCGACTCCATAACGGAGGACGAAATCGTGCGGCAGGGACGCCGCGATTTGCGCGGCAAGGTGATCGTCACCATCGATGGCGAGGATGCCAAAGACCTTGACGATGCAGTTAACATCGAGCGATTGGAGAACGGCAACTACGTGCTTGGCGTCCATATTGCGGACGTCGGCTATTACGTGCCGGAGAATTCTGCCCTTGATCAAGAGGCGTATCGCCGCGGTTGCAGCGTTTATCTCGTTGATCGGGTTATCCCGATGCTGCCGCACCGCTTGTCGAACGGGATTTGCTCGCTGAATCCACAAGTGGACCGTCTGACGATGTCCTGCGAAATGGAGTTTGACGCGACGACGCTCAAGCGGGTGCGTCATGATGTATTTACGAGCGTCATTCGGACGAAAGAACGGATGACCTATACGAACGTACGCAAAATCCTCCAGAACGAGGATGAGGAAGTGACGGCGCGTTACGCCGAGCTGGTGGATACGTTCAAGCTGATGGAGGAGCTGGCGATGCGTCTTCGCGGTATGCGCATGAAGCGCGGCGCGATCGATTTCGACTTCGTGGAAGCCAAAGTCATCGTAGACAGCGACGGCAAAGCGGTCGATATCGTTAAACGCGAGCGCTCCATTGCGGAATCCATTATTGAAGAGTTCATGCTTGCGGCCAATGAAACGGTGGCAGAGCATTTCTACTGGCTGAAGGTGCCGTTCTTATACCGGACGCATGATAATCCGGATCAAGAAAAGCTGCTGCATTTCGTGCAGTTTGCGGCGAATTTCGGTTATACGATCAAGGGTAAAGGCGGCAGCGTCATTCATCCGCGTGCCTTGCAGACGCTGCTTGAGGATGTGCGCGGCTCCAAGGAGCAGACGGTTATCTCGACGGTGATGCTGCGTTCCATGAAGCAGGCCAAATACGATGCGGAGAGCCTGGGGCATTTTGGTCTGGCGGCGGAGTTCTATTCGCACTTTACCTCGCCGATTCGGCGGTATCCGGATCTGGTCATCCACCGCGTGATGCGGGAGGTATTGGAGAACGGCGGCACATTGTCGGATCCGCGCCAAGAGGCATTGGCCGCGCGGATGCCGGACATCGCGCAGCAATCTTCCGAGCGGGAGCGCGTGGCCGTCGATGCTGAGCGCGATACGGAGAAGTTGAAGAAATGCGAGTTCATGTTGGATAAGGTCGGCGAGGAATTCGAAGGCATCATCAGCAGCGTAACGAGCTTTGGTATCTTCGTGGAGCTGCCGAATACGGTCGAGGGGCTGATTCGTCTGAGCGACCTCTCGGACGATTACTACCACTTCCACGAGCAGCATATGCTGCTCATCGGCGAACGTACGTCGAAGACGTTCCGGATCGGCGATGAAGTGCGCATCCGCGTAGCGCGGGTGAACATGGATGAGCATACGATCGATTTCGAGATGCTCGAGAACTTGAATGCGGACAGCGCAGACGCCGCGCGGGAGCTGGGGCTTGGCAGCCGCAGCGGATCATCGCGCAGCGGCGGTCGGGGCGGCCGAGGCGGAGCAGGCCGCGACGGCGGCTCCGCGCAGCGGAGTGCCGTGCGCGAGCCGCGCGGGGGCGCTTCGCGCGGCGAGGGCCGCGGCGGTCGGGGCGCAGCCGGCCGCGACAGCAGCGGTCCGCGGGGACGCGGGCCGCGCAGCGGCGAAGGTGCCGGCGGCGCAGCTGCGGCGGAGCGGCGCGGTGGCCGCCGGCGGGGCAGCCGCGACGAGCACGGCGGCCAGCCGGCCAGCGGCACAGCAGGCGGAGCGGCGCCAGCGCCAAGCGCGCGCGACCAGCGCGCCTGGAAGCCCGAAGACGATTATAATTTGAATCGTCTGATCGGTAACGAAAGCGGCGGCGAGGCAGGTGCTACGCCGCTAGCAAACGGCGGCGGCGAACGTCCGCGCAAAGCCATCCGCAAGGATATGTGGGGCTTGCCGGTTCATAATGCCGGCTCTCTGAAGGACTACGGTGAAGATCCGGATGATGCATACCGTTCGCGCAATGGCCGCAGCGGCGGAGGCGGTCGAGGCCGCTCAGGCGGCGGGGATCGCGGGTTTGGCGGCGGAAGCCGAAGCGGCAGCAAGCCCTCGGGCACAGGTCGCGGAGGTGCTTCGCGCCAAGCCCAAGGTTCTGGCGGCAGCGGTGACGCGGCTGGCGGCAATGCTGGTCAGAGCGGCGGCGGTACAGGCTCGCGCCGCAAGAAGAAGTCCAGCAGCCCGGACAACGGCCAGCAGCTCCAAGCAGCGCCTAGCGGCAGCGCAGGATCCGCCAGCGGCAGCTCGCGTCCGCGCAAGAAGAAGAGCAGTGGCGGAGCCAATAACGCCACGGCAGTCTTCGTCCGCAAGAAACGCAAGTAG
- the smpB gene encoding SsrA-binding protein SmpB: MAKKSEGKQLAQNKKASHDYFIEDTFEAGIVLMGSEIKSLRMGKANISDAFATIRNGEIFIHNMHISYFEQGNRSNPMDPTRARKLLLHKSQIHKLLGLSKQEGYAIVPLKIYVKNGYAKLLIGLGKGKKQYDKRETAAKKDAQRDIQRALREKQKVAR; the protein is encoded by the coding sequence ATGGCGAAGAAGAGCGAAGGCAAACAGCTCGCGCAGAATAAGAAGGCTTCCCATGACTATTTCATCGAGGATACCTTTGAAGCGGGCATAGTATTGATGGGGAGCGAGATCAAGTCGCTGCGGATGGGTAAGGCGAATATCAGTGATGCATTCGCAACGATCCGAAACGGCGAGATTTTTATCCACAACATGCATATCAGCTACTTCGAGCAAGGGAACCGTAGCAATCCCATGGACCCGACAAGGGCCCGCAAATTGCTGCTTCACAAGTCGCAGATTCATAAGCTGCTTGGTTTGTCCAAGCAAGAGGGCTATGCCATCGTTCCGCTTAAGATCTACGTGAAGAACGGTTACGCAAAACTGCTGATCGGACTTGGCAAAGGGAAGAAGCAGTACGACAAGCGCGAAACGGCCGCGAAGAAGGACGCACAACGCGACATTCAGCGCGCGCTGCGCGAGAAGCAGAAGGTTGCCCGCTAA
- a CDS encoding CHRD domain-containing protein has product MKRGVRDIKTFKASLKGRNEVPPVRTNSTGNAVFRLNSAGDKLFFRLVIQNIKKVTQAHIHLGRRGENGPVVAFLCGPSKFGISVKRGVIRGTLTQNDLVGPLSGKTIRDLVLQIESGNAYANVHTIKNPNGEIRGQIKS; this is encoded by the coding sequence ATGAAAAGAGGGGTGAGGGATATCAAAACGTTTAAGGCAAGCTTAAAAGGAAGAAACGAAGTACCTCCTGTAAGGACAAATTCTACAGGAAATGCTGTTTTTCGGCTTAACAGTGCTGGTGATAAGTTATTTTTTCGGTTAGTTATTCAAAATATAAAGAAAGTAACCCAAGCCCATATTCATCTTGGGCGAAGAGGCGAAAACGGTCCCGTAGTAGCCTTTCTATGCGGGCCCTCGAAATTTGGCATTTCCGTAAAACGAGGAGTTATTCGGGGAACCCTGACTCAAAATGATTTAGTCGGCCCTCTAAGCGGAAAGACGATTCGTGATCTAGTTCTTCAAATCGAAAGCGGCAACGCATATGCTAATGTACACACCATAAAAAATCCAAATGGAGAAATTCGCGGCCAAATCAAATCGTAA